Proteins from one Algicella marina genomic window:
- a CDS encoding DEAD/DEAH box helicase: MKKSVPSVSVSYAQNGNSTKSNELGMRAMQERAYEKRGEQYLLIKSPPASGKSRALMFIALDKLHNQGLKQAIVVVPEKSIGSSFADEPLSKFGFWADWTVQPKWNLCNAPGGDDGKVGAVGKFLESDDQVLVCTHATFRFAVDKFGVQAFDDRLIAVDEFHHVSANPDNKLGQHLGDFMARDKAHMVAMTGSYFRGDAEAVLSPEDEAKFDTVTYTYYEQLNGYKYLKTLDIGYFFYSGSYADDILKVLDANEKTILHIPNVNSRESTKDKHREVEHIIDALGDWQGTDPKTGFQLVKTADGRILKIADLVDDEAVKRDKVSAALKDPAEKNNRDHVDIIIALGMAKEGFDWIWCEHALTVGYRASLTEIVQIIGRATRDAEGKSRARFTNLIAEPDAAEEAVTEAVNDTLKAIAASLLMEQVLAPRFNFTPKSPKSGPVEGFDYGEGGYDPAKENVGFNEDSGQFQIEIKGLAEPKSKEATRICQEDLNEVITAFVQDKTTIERGLFDEELVPEELTQVRMGKIVGAKFPELDADDQEAVRQHAIAALNLTQKAKEIALSAPDDDAQAGGNTALIDGVRKFAMDVRELDIDLIDQINPFSEAYAILAKTMSEESLKQVQAVISAKKVQLSPEEARDLARRAVKFKQERGRLPSITSADAWEKKMAEGVAYLARMKQEAANG; this comes from the coding sequence ATGAAGAAAAGTGTTCCCTCCGTTTCAGTTTCCTACGCCCAGAATGGCAACTCGACCAAATCGAACGAGCTTGGCATGCGGGCGATGCAGGAACGTGCTTATGAGAAGCGAGGTGAGCAGTATCTTCTGATCAAGTCGCCGCCTGCTTCTGGGAAGAGCCGTGCGCTGATGTTCATCGCGCTAGACAAGCTGCACAATCAGGGGCTCAAGCAAGCAATCGTTGTGGTGCCGGAAAAATCTATCGGATCGAGTTTTGCCGACGAACCGCTGAGCAAATTTGGCTTTTGGGCAGACTGGACCGTTCAGCCAAAGTGGAACCTTTGCAACGCACCTGGCGGGGATGACGGTAAGGTCGGCGCGGTCGGCAAATTCCTTGAAAGTGATGACCAAGTGCTTGTTTGCACGCATGCAACCTTCCGCTTCGCCGTCGATAAGTTTGGGGTACAAGCATTCGATGATCGGTTGATCGCGGTGGATGAGTTCCACCACGTCTCGGCTAACCCTGACAACAAACTCGGTCAGCACCTTGGCGACTTCATGGCCCGCGACAAGGCGCACATGGTTGCAATGACCGGCAGTTATTTTCGCGGTGACGCAGAGGCGGTTCTCTCGCCAGAGGACGAGGCCAAATTCGATACCGTCACCTATACCTATTACGAGCAGTTGAACGGCTACAAATACCTGAAGACGCTTGATATTGGCTACTTCTTCTATTCCGGCTCCTATGCAGATGACATTCTGAAAGTGCTTGATGCGAACGAGAAGACGATCCTGCACATCCCCAATGTGAATTCGCGTGAGAGCACCAAGGACAAGCACCGCGAGGTGGAGCACATCATTGATGCTCTGGGTGACTGGCAAGGCACAGACCCAAAGACCGGCTTTCAACTTGTAAAGACAGCGGACGGGCGCATTCTGAAGATTGCCGATCTTGTGGATGATGAGGCGGTCAAACGCGATAAGGTTTCTGCGGCATTGAAAGACCCCGCAGAAAAGAACAACCGCGACCATGTGGACATCATAATCGCTCTCGGTATGGCCAAAGAGGGCTTTGACTGGATTTGGTGCGAGCACGCTTTGACGGTCGGATATCGTGCAAGCCTGACAGAGATCGTGCAGATCATTGGCCGCGCGACACGCGACGCCGAAGGCAAATCACGCGCGCGTTTCACAAACCTCATCGCCGAGCCTGATGCAGCTGAGGAAGCCGTAACAGAGGCGGTAAACGATACGCTCAAAGCGATTGCCGCCAGCCTCCTCATGGAGCAGGTGTTAGCTCCACGTTTCAACTTCACGCCCAAGAGCCCGAAGAGCGGGCCGGTTGAGGGTTTCGACTATGGTGAGGGTGGCTACGATCCGGCGAAAGAAAACGTTGGGTTCAACGAGGACAGTGGTCAGTTTCAAATCGAGATTAAGGGGCTCGCCGAGCCCAAGAGCAAGGAAGCAACTCGTATCTGCCAAGAGGATTTGAACGAGGTCATCACAGCTTTCGTTCAAGACAAAACGACAATTGAGCGCGGACTGTTTGATGAAGAGCTAGTGCCCGAAGAGCTGACGCAGGTGCGTATGGGCAAGATCGTCGGTGCAAAGTTCCCCGAGCTAGATGCTGACGATCAGGAAGCAGTTCGGCAACATGCTATTGCGGCGCTAAATCTGACCCAGAAAGCCAAGGAGATTGCTCTTTCCGCGCCCGACGATGATGCGCAGGCCGGTGGCAATACCGCGCTTATTGATGGTGTTCGGAAGTTTGCGATGGATGTGCGTGAATTGGACATCGACCTTATCGATCAAATCAATCCATTCAGCGAGGCCTATGCGATTTTGGCAAAGACCATGAGCGAAGAAAGCCTCAAGCAGGTTCAGGCGGTCATTTCAGCGAAAAAGGTGCAGCTTTCACCAGAAGAAGCGCGCGACTTGGCGCGGCGTG